One stretch of Streptomyces sp. NBC_00443 DNA includes these proteins:
- a CDS encoding sodium:solute symporter, producing MAVDYAVIVVYLAGMLAMGWWGMRRAKSKSEFLVAGRRLGPTMYSGTMAAIVLGGASTIGGVGLGYQYGLSGAWMVFTIGLGLLALSVFFSARIARLKVYTVSEMLDLRYGGRAGVISGVVMWAYTLMLATTSTIAYATIFDVLFDMNRTVAIILGGSIVVAYSTLGGMWSITLTDMVQFVVKTVGVLLLLLPIAVVKAGGFSEMKAQLPTEYFDPLGIGGETIFTYVLIYTFGMLIGQDIWQRVFTARSDTTAKWGGTVAGTYCLAYALAGAVIGTAAKVLYPKLGSPDDAFATIVKDELPVGVRGLVLAAALAAVMSTSSGALIACATVANNDIWSRLRGRITTGERDEVQGNRVFILIMGLAVIGTAIALNNVVEALTVAYNLLVGGLLVPILGGLLWKRGTAQGALAAVAVGGLAVIALMATYGILANEPVYYGLLSSLAVYIAVSLMTKPTDAAVLDAWRERLAGRAPEPVSEPVPAHQ from the coding sequence GTGGCCGTCGACTACGCAGTAATCGTCGTCTATCTGGCCGGCATGCTGGCCATGGGCTGGTGGGGCATGCGCCGTGCCAAGTCCAAGAGCGAGTTCCTGGTCGCCGGCCGCCGGCTCGGGCCGACGATGTACTCCGGCACCATGGCCGCGATCGTCCTCGGCGGCGCGTCCACCATCGGCGGTGTCGGGCTCGGCTACCAGTACGGCCTCTCCGGTGCCTGGATGGTGTTCACCATCGGCCTCGGGCTGCTCGCGCTCTCCGTGTTCTTCTCGGCGCGCATCGCCCGCCTGAAGGTCTACACCGTCTCCGAGATGCTCGACCTGCGCTACGGCGGCCGGGCCGGCGTCATCTCCGGCGTGGTCATGTGGGCGTACACCCTCATGCTCGCGACCACGTCGACCATCGCGTACGCCACGATCTTCGACGTCCTCTTCGACATGAACCGCACCGTCGCGATCATCCTGGGCGGCTCGATCGTCGTCGCCTACTCGACGCTCGGCGGCATGTGGTCGATCACGCTCACCGACATGGTGCAGTTCGTGGTGAAGACCGTCGGCGTGCTCCTGCTGCTCCTGCCCATCGCCGTCGTCAAGGCCGGCGGGTTCAGCGAGATGAAGGCCCAGCTGCCCACCGAGTACTTCGACCCGCTCGGCATAGGCGGCGAGACGATCTTCACCTACGTCCTGATCTACACCTTCGGCATGCTGATCGGGCAGGACATCTGGCAGCGCGTGTTCACCGCCCGCAGCGACACGACCGCCAAGTGGGGCGGCACCGTCGCGGGCACCTACTGCCTCGCCTACGCCCTCGCCGGCGCCGTCATCGGTACGGCGGCCAAGGTGCTCTACCCCAAGCTCGGCAGCCCGGACGACGCCTTCGCGACCATCGTCAAGGACGAACTCCCGGTCGGCGTGCGCGGGTTGGTGCTGGCCGCCGCCCTCGCCGCCGTGATGTCGACCTCCTCCGGCGCGCTCATCGCCTGCGCGACCGTCGCCAACAACGACATCTGGTCACGGCTGCGGGGAAGAATCACGACCGGTGAGCGTGACGAGGTGCAGGGCAACCGCGTCTTCATCCTCATCATGGGCCTCGCCGTGATCGGCACGGCCATCGCGCTCAACAACGTCGTCGAGGCGCTGACGGTGGCGTACAACCTGCTCGTCGGCGGACTCCTCGTCCCGATCCTCGGCGGACTGCTGTGGAAGCGGGGCACGGCACAGGGCGCGCTGGCCGCCGTCGCGGTCGGCGGTCTCGCCGTCATCGCCCTGATGGCGACCTACGGCATTCTCGCCAACGAGCCCGTCTACTACGGCCTGCTGTCTTCCCTCGCCGTGTACATCGCCGTCTCCTTGATGACAAAGCCGACCGACGCGGCCGTACTCGACGCCTGGCGTGAGCGCCTTGCCGGGCGGGCTCCCGAACCCGTGTCCGAACCGGTGCCGGCTCACCAGTAG
- a CDS encoding ArnT family glycosyltransferase, with the protein MTSATDPHPHTTVTPDVPPPAPPAAPPGKAPRWSLPALIAILILAAVLYSWNLSGSSLNSFYSAAVLSGTQSWKAWFFGSLDAGNFLTVDKPPFALMVMGLSCRVFGYGTWQMMLPMVLVALATIWIVHASVKRVWGHGAATVAALVLALTPITVAINRDNNPDTLLVFLMAGGAALALRAVHNGRLLPLVGSAVCFGLAFNTKMLQGYIALPAVFAVYLYAAKPKLVKRVVNLLVAGVALVVSSFWWAAAVSLVPADDRPYIGGSTDGSAWDLIMGYNGLGRILGGEGNGGGGGGGGGGGGGFSGTAGLGRLFNDILGGQISWLIPFAAIACIGGLVLCGRAPRTDLTRAALLLWGGWTALHYLTFAMAEGTMHPYYTTALAPGIAALCGGGGLMLLRAFRADRRWAWVLPTGLGITAVWAVVLLRRASGWNTWLWPAIAVVMALAIVGLLVFRSASGIRVRLLAASVVAAVVAAVAGPAAYAWSVPSGSGGGMGGTNPTAGPSTGSGFGGGPGGGGGGGGRGGFLGGGTGGPGGAQQGQNGQAGGQQGQNGEMPGGGGGQLPGGQGGQASGGNAEMGGTPPGGSGGTGGRPGGTGGGGGMGGAASSELITYLKKHQDGAKWLLAVSSSQSAAQLIVSSGEPVISMWGWSGSDKAMTLAKLKELVKKGELHYIQLGGGGMGGGRGGGSDVSSEVTQWVQKNGTAVKESEYSKSSASASDSDDSSTSTQSSIYRLDPSDVS; encoded by the coding sequence GTGACATCAGCCACCGATCCCCACCCCCACACGACCGTGACCCCCGACGTGCCGCCCCCGGCCCCGCCCGCGGCGCCCCCGGGCAAGGCACCGCGCTGGTCACTCCCCGCGCTGATCGCGATCCTGATCCTGGCGGCGGTGCTGTACTCCTGGAACCTGTCGGGCTCAAGCCTCAACAGCTTCTACAGCGCTGCCGTGCTGAGCGGCACGCAGAGCTGGAAGGCGTGGTTCTTCGGCTCGCTGGACGCGGGCAACTTCCTCACCGTCGACAAGCCGCCCTTCGCCCTGATGGTCATGGGCCTGTCGTGCCGCGTGTTCGGTTACGGCACCTGGCAGATGATGCTGCCGATGGTCCTCGTCGCGCTGGCGACGATCTGGATCGTGCACGCCTCGGTGAAGCGGGTGTGGGGCCACGGCGCGGCGACGGTGGCCGCGCTGGTCCTGGCCCTGACCCCGATCACGGTCGCCATCAACCGTGACAACAACCCCGACACACTGCTCGTGTTCCTGATGGCCGGCGGCGCGGCGCTCGCCCTGCGGGCCGTCCACAACGGCAGGCTGCTGCCGCTGGTCGGCTCCGCGGTCTGCTTCGGCCTCGCCTTCAACACGAAGATGCTCCAGGGGTACATCGCGCTGCCCGCCGTCTTCGCGGTCTACCTGTACGCGGCGAAGCCGAAGCTCGTGAAGCGCGTCGTCAACCTCCTCGTCGCGGGCGTCGCTCTCGTTGTCTCCAGCTTCTGGTGGGCGGCGGCGGTCTCGCTCGTCCCGGCCGATGACCGCCCCTACATCGGCGGTTCGACGGACGGCTCGGCCTGGGACCTGATCATGGGCTACAACGGCCTGGGCCGGATCCTCGGCGGCGAGGGCAACGGCGGAGGCGGCGGTGGCGGAGGAGGAGGCGGCGGCGGCTTCTCCGGTACGGCGGGGCTCGGCCGCCTCTTCAACGACATCCTCGGCGGCCAGATCTCCTGGCTCATCCCGTTCGCGGCCATCGCCTGCATCGGCGGCCTGGTGCTGTGCGGCCGCGCCCCGCGCACCGACCTCACCCGTGCCGCGCTGCTGCTGTGGGGCGGCTGGACTGCCCTGCACTACCTGACCTTCGCCATGGCCGAGGGCACGATGCACCCGTACTACACGACCGCGCTCGCCCCCGGCATCGCGGCCCTGTGCGGAGGCGGCGGCTTGATGCTGCTGCGCGCGTTCCGCGCCGACCGGCGGTGGGCGTGGGTGCTGCCGACGGGACTGGGCATCACGGCCGTCTGGGCGGTCGTACTCCTGCGGCGGGCCTCCGGCTGGAACACCTGGCTGTGGCCGGCGATCGCCGTCGTCATGGCGCTGGCGATCGTGGGACTGCTGGTCTTCCGGTCCGCGTCCGGGATCCGGGTACGGCTGCTGGCGGCATCCGTGGTGGCGGCGGTCGTCGCCGCCGTGGCGGGCCCGGCGGCGTACGCCTGGTCGGTGCCGTCCGGTTCGGGCGGCGGCATGGGCGGCACGAACCCGACGGCCGGGCCTTCGACGGGGAGCGGCTTCGGGGGCGGGCCCGGCGGTGGTGGCGGTGGCGGCGGCCGGGGTGGCTTCCTGGGCGGTGGGACCGGTGGGCCCGGGGGCGCGCAACAGGGCCAGAACGGCCAGGCAGGCGGGCAGCAGGGCCAGAACGGCGAGATGCCGGGCGGCGGAGGCGGCCAACTGCCCGGCGGACAGGGCGGCCAGGCCTCCGGCGGCAACGCCGAGATGGGCGGTACGCCACCGGGGGGCTCCGGCGGCACGGGCGGCCGACCCGGCGGTACGGGCGGTGGCGGCGGCATGGGCGGCGCCGCGAGCAGCGAGCTCATCACCTACCTCAAGAAGCACCAAGACGGCGCCAAGTGGCTGCTGGCGGTGTCGAGTTCGCAGAGCGCGGCCCAGCTGATCGTCAGCAGCGGTGAGCCCGTCATCTCCATGTGGGGCTGGTCCGGCAGCGACAAGGCGATGACCCTGGCCAAGCTCAAGGAGCTGGTGAAGAAGGGCGAGCTGCACTACATCCAGCTCGGTGGCGGAGGTATGGGCGGCGGCCGCGGCGGCGGCAGCGACGTCAGCTCCGAGGTCACTCAGTGGGTGCAGAAGAACGGGACGGCGGTGAAGGAGAGCGAGTACAGCAAGAGCTCGGCCTCCGCCTCCGATTCGGACGACAGCAGTACGTCCACGCAGTCGTCGATCTACCGTCTGGACCCGTCGGACGTCAGCTGA
- a CDS encoding nucleotidyltransferase domain-containing protein, giving the protein MMTAGGVLSVLSLLRKARTDIWIGGGWGIDALIGEQTRDHRDLDLMHRQDQETAVVAALADAGFVETLDWRPVRFVVTAPDGREIDLHPLVFAEDGSALQASPEPSRPFVYPASAFVTGRIGGTTVPCLSAEQQVHFHQGYEPADRDRHDMAQLRRVFGITTHF; this is encoded by the coding sequence ATGATGACCGCTGGCGGCGTACTGTCCGTCCTGTCCTTGCTCCGAAAGGCGCGGACCGATATCTGGATCGGCGGCGGCTGGGGCATCGACGCCCTGATCGGGGAGCAGACCCGCGACCACCGCGACCTGGACCTGATGCACCGCCAGGACCAGGAGACGGCCGTGGTGGCAGCCCTCGCGGACGCGGGCTTCGTGGAAACCCTGGACTGGCGCCCGGTCCGGTTCGTGGTCACCGCTCCGGACGGGCGGGAGATCGACCTCCACCCCCTGGTCTTCGCCGAGGACGGCTCCGCGCTTCAGGCGTCACCCGAACCGTCACGCCCCTTCGTCTACCCCGCGTCGGCCTTCGTGACGGGCAGGATCGGCGGTACGACGGTCCCGTGCCTGTCCGCCGAGCAGCAGGTCCACTTCCACCAGGGGTACGAGCCGGCGGACCGCGACCGGCACGACATGGCTCAGCTGCGGCGGGTGTTCGGGATCACCACGCATTTCTGA
- a CDS encoding esterase-like activity of phytase family protein, protein MRLRTVLATATAGLAAATCLTAAGPANAHATSPGRHACSPSVSLDRFSDALDKTTYEGTFVGNFSALAVDRDGSLAALSDRSSLFGLNGTTLAPKKVVPLADESGAALDSEGLVIDRDGTRLISSETEPSIRRYSRDGRILDRLPVPDALKVAPAGRAVSNGTFEGLTLLPGGRTLLASMEYALTGDSADIVRFQTWNRIKGGHFEPGRQYAYRADTGLGVPELQATPDGRLLVLERGFTAGVGNTVRLYLADPRRATDTSGVEKLTGQDGVRLIKKTLLADIVNCPSLGATAKQPQPNPLLDNIEGMAITGYSKGRLKVLLVSDDNQNAVQTTRFYQLRVRI, encoded by the coding sequence ATGCGCCTGAGAACCGTACTCGCGACCGCCACCGCGGGCCTGGCGGCGGCCACCTGCCTCACCGCCGCCGGCCCCGCGAACGCCCACGCCACCTCGCCGGGCCGCCACGCCTGCTCACCCTCCGTCTCCCTCGACCGCTTCTCCGACGCGCTCGACAAGACGACGTACGAGGGCACCTTCGTCGGCAACTTCTCCGCGCTCGCCGTGGACCGCGACGGCTCCCTCGCGGCCCTCTCCGACCGCTCCTCCCTCTTCGGCCTGAACGGCACGACGCTCGCGCCGAAGAAGGTCGTCCCGCTCGCCGACGAGAGCGGAGCCGCCCTCGACTCCGAGGGCCTCGTCATCGACCGGGACGGCACCCGGCTGATCTCCTCCGAGACCGAGCCCTCCATCCGCCGCTACTCCCGCGACGGCCGGATCCTGGACCGCCTCCCCGTGCCGGACGCGCTGAAGGTCGCCCCGGCCGGCCGCGCCGTCTCCAACGGCACCTTCGAGGGCCTGACCCTCCTCCCCGGCGGCCGCACCCTGCTCGCGTCGATGGAATACGCCCTGACCGGCGACAGCGCGGACATCGTCCGCTTCCAGACCTGGAACCGGATCAAGGGCGGCCACTTCGAGCCCGGCCGCCAGTACGCCTACCGCGCCGACACCGGCCTCGGCGTCCCCGAGCTCCAGGCGACCCCCGACGGCCGCCTCCTCGTCCTGGAACGCGGCTTCACCGCCGGCGTCGGCAACACGGTCCGCCTCTACCTGGCCGACCCGCGCCGCGCCACGGACACCAGCGGCGTCGAGAAGCTCACCGGCCAGGACGGCGTACGCCTGATCAAGAAGACGCTCCTCGCCGACATCGTGAACTGCCCGTCACTGGGAGCGACCGCCAAGCAGCCCCAGCCGAACCCGCTCCTCGACAACATCGAGGGCATGGCGATCACGGGGTACTCGAAGGGGCGCCTGAAGGTGCTGCTGGTCAGCGACGACAACCAGAACGCCGTACAGACGACCCGGTTCTACCAGCTGCGCGTACGTATCTGA
- a CDS encoding serine hydrolase, with the protein MASIAVATPAVAAPSPTVSCTSAKAGLAAKLTKDITAALANRKGTIAVGLYDRSTNTTCALRASSAFDSASVVKVTVLAALLWDAKKHNRYLTDRETSLAKAMITKSDNAATSTLWKQLGLTKVKGFLTAAGMTQTKPGANGYWGLTQITVTDEQKLLKLITARNSVLSDNSRAYILQLMGQVVSSQRWGTPYGVPSGVTVAVKNGWLQRATQGWRVHSVGAFKGRGHDYVITVLTHGNSTMNYGITTIQGVAKVIHKDLAAS; encoded by the coding sequence ATGGCGTCCATAGCCGTCGCCACCCCCGCCGTCGCGGCGCCCTCGCCCACCGTCAGCTGTACGTCCGCCAAGGCCGGCCTCGCCGCCAAGTTGACGAAGGACATCACCGCCGCCCTGGCCAACCGCAAGGGCACCATCGCGGTCGGCCTCTACGACCGTTCCACCAACACCACCTGCGCCCTGCGGGCCTCCAGCGCCTTCGACTCCGCCAGTGTCGTCAAGGTCACCGTGCTGGCCGCGCTGCTGTGGGACGCGAAGAAGCACAACCGGTACCTCACCGATCGTGAGACGTCCCTCGCCAAGGCCATGATCACCAAGTCGGACAACGCCGCGACCAGCACGCTCTGGAAGCAGCTCGGCCTGACGAAGGTCAAGGGCTTCCTCACGGCCGCCGGTATGACCCAGACCAAGCCCGGCGCGAACGGCTACTGGGGCCTGACCCAGATCACCGTCACCGACGAGCAGAAGCTGCTCAAGCTCATCACCGCCAGGAACTCGGTGCTCAGCGACAACTCTCGCGCCTACATCCTGCAGTTGATGGGCCAGGTCGTCTCCTCGCAGCGCTGGGGCACACCGTACGGAGTGCCGTCCGGCGTCACGGTGGCGGTCAAGAACGGCTGGCTGCAACGCGCCACCCAGGGCTGGCGGGTGCACAGCGTCGGCGCGTTCAAGGGGCGGGGCCACGACTACGTGATCACGGTGCTCACCCATGGCAACAGCACCATGAACTACGGCATCACGACCATTCAGGGCGTCGCCAAGGTCATCCACAAGGACCTGGCCGCGAGCTGA
- a CDS encoding DUF397 domain-containing protein, whose protein sequence is MADRIIPNAAILTGWRKSSYSSPNADSCLEVLDNHPSGVPVRDSKVPHGPALVFSAANWSAFVTAVKESRP, encoded by the coding sequence ATGGCTGACCGAATCATCCCGAACGCTGCCATATTGACAGGCTGGCGCAAGTCGTCCTACAGCAGCCCCAACGCCGACAGCTGCCTCGAAGTCCTCGACAACCACCCCTCCGGCGTCCCCGTCCGCGACTCCAAGGTCCCGCACGGCCCCGCGCTGGTCTTCTCCGCCGCCAACTGGTCGGCGTTCGTCACGGCTGTCAAGGAATCACGGCCCTGA
- a CDS encoding endonuclease I family protein, whose protein sequence is MSATHIGRSRWKSVALTTAAVLVGLTTPALTAAPAAATTTEYDDTYYADAIGKTGTALKDSLHEIISDQTKISYSAVWNALKVTDQDPNNSSNVVLLYSGISRSKSLNGGNTGNWNREHTWAQSHGDFGTSTGPGTDLHHLRPEDVQVNSIRGNKDFDNGGSSFTNSGGSLTDSNSFEPRDAVKGDVARMILYMAVRYEGDDSWPDLEANDSINGSVPYHGRLSVLKQWNDEDPPNAFEERRNEVIYDSYQGNRNPFIDHPEWVESIW, encoded by the coding sequence ATGTCGGCGACACACATAGGCCGCAGCCGCTGGAAGTCCGTGGCGCTCACCACGGCCGCCGTTCTGGTCGGCCTCACCACCCCGGCGCTCACCGCGGCCCCGGCCGCCGCGACGACGACGGAGTACGACGACACGTACTACGCCGACGCGATCGGCAAGACCGGCACGGCCCTGAAGGACTCGCTGCACGAGATCATCAGCGACCAGACCAAGATCTCGTACTCGGCCGTCTGGAACGCCCTGAAGGTCACCGACCAGGACCCGAACAACAGCAGCAACGTGGTCCTGCTCTACAGCGGCATCTCCCGCAGCAAGTCCCTCAACGGCGGAAACACCGGCAACTGGAACCGCGAGCACACGTGGGCCCAGTCCCACGGCGACTTCGGCACCTCCACCGGCCCCGGCACCGACCTGCACCACCTGCGCCCCGAGGACGTGCAGGTCAACAGCATCCGCGGCAACAAGGACTTCGACAACGGCGGCAGCAGCTTCACCAACTCCGGCGGCAGCCTCACCGACTCCAACTCCTTCGAGCCGCGCGACGCCGTCAAGGGCGACGTGGCCCGCATGATCCTCTACATGGCCGTCCGCTACGAGGGTGACGACAGTTGGCCCGACCTGGAGGCCAACGACTCCATCAACGGCAGCGTTCCGTACCACGGCCGCCTCTCGGTCCTGAAGCAGTGGAACGACGAGGACCCGCCGAACGCCTTCGAGGAGCGCCGCAACGAGGTCATCTACGACTCCTACCAGGGCAACCGCAACCCGTTCATCGACCACCCGGAGTGGGTCGAGTCGATCTGGTAG
- a CDS encoding helix-turn-helix domain-containing protein, with product MSNTYGDWLRQQREAAGLTQEELADRAFMTRSHIAHIEAGRRVPSREDARRLDVALGTGDVLSSFLPQGEVAIADYFESVRELEQQAVTIREFALTYFPGILQTKGYAHALMSSAFPPVSEEVRDKRVVTRLERAKILEDPVTPVMWALLDEAVLRRPVGSEAVMAEQIMHLVRLTEARRIRVHVLPFDVGLHPMLHSMLSLMWFEDQPPLAYTEGHGAGRLIDSPSAVQQLQSGYALALSDALPLKESVALLKATAKDYGHHG from the coding sequence ATGAGCAACACGTACGGTGACTGGCTCAGGCAGCAGCGCGAGGCGGCGGGGCTGACGCAGGAGGAGCTGGCCGACCGGGCGTTCATGACGCGTTCGCACATCGCGCATATCGAGGCGGGACGGCGGGTGCCTTCGAGGGAGGATGCTCGGCGGCTCGATGTGGCTCTGGGCACGGGGGATGTGCTGAGCAGCTTTCTGCCGCAGGGCGAGGTGGCGATCGCCGACTACTTCGAGTCGGTGCGCGAGCTCGAACAACAGGCGGTGACAATCCGAGAGTTCGCCCTGACGTACTTCCCGGGCATCCTGCAGACCAAAGGGTACGCACATGCGCTCATGAGCTCGGCGTTCCCTCCGGTGAGCGAAGAGGTGCGTGACAAACGCGTTGTCACACGCCTTGAACGCGCGAAGATCCTTGAAGACCCGGTCACACCCGTGATGTGGGCGCTATTGGACGAGGCGGTTCTGCGGCGTCCTGTGGGCAGCGAGGCCGTCATGGCGGAGCAGATCATGCACCTCGTCCGCCTCACCGAGGCTCGACGTATCCGCGTACACGTGCTGCCCTTTGATGTGGGGCTTCATCCGATGCTGCACAGCATGCTCTCGCTGATGTGGTTCGAGGACCAGCCACCCCTGGCATACACCGAGGGGCACGGGGCGGGGCGACTCATCGATTCCCCGTCAGCGGTCCAGCAGTTGCAGAGCGGATACGCTCTGGCTCTGAGCGACGCGCTGCCTCTGAAGGAGTCAGTAGCACTACTCAAGGCCACTGCGAAGGACTACGGACACCATGGCTGA
- a CDS encoding thiamine pyrophosphate-binding protein, with protein sequence MTHDHDLVLRPTQAQIDAALNPPAGRNGGDLVVETLAALGTTTVFGLPGQHALGMFDALRRSDLRYIGLRVENNAGFAADAYGRVTGEAAPLLLSTGPGALTSLAALQEAAAASAPVLAISSQIPTAGLGGGRHGYLHELPEQAASFRGVVKSVHTVRTQSQIPSAIEAAWKSALTAPHGPVWVEIPQDVLLAETSVPVVTGGDAFPEELPPRPELTAVAAHLLSHAERPAIIAGGGVVRADASGKLRQLAEMLQAPVVATPGGKGAFPWTHPLSLQSWIEDRHTTDFLEDADVLLVVGSGLGELSSNYHTFKPRGRVVQIEADLGKLESNHPALGIHADARLALQALLETVAERTDPTASERVRAVLAKVADRIAAQELTLEQDVLASVRQALPADSPSFWDMTILAYWAWSAFDAKGPNHMHTAQGAGGLGYGFPAALGAAAADPTRPVLAVSGDGGALYSIAELATARQYDLPVTWLIVDDGGYGILREYMTDAFGEATATELTRPDYVALAESFGVPGVRTTPETLEADLAKALQTPGPSVVVLPAVLRMFAPTHLTA encoded by the coding sequence GTGACTCACGACCACGACCTGGTACTCCGCCCGACTCAGGCGCAGATCGACGCTGCACTGAATCCTCCCGCCGGGCGCAACGGCGGGGACCTGGTCGTGGAGACGCTGGCGGCGCTCGGCACGACGACGGTCTTCGGGCTGCCCGGCCAGCACGCGCTCGGCATGTTCGACGCGTTGCGCCGCTCCGACCTGCGGTACATCGGGCTGCGGGTGGAGAACAACGCCGGGTTCGCGGCGGACGCGTACGGCCGGGTCACGGGCGAGGCTGCCCCGCTGCTGCTGTCGACCGGCCCCGGGGCACTGACCTCGCTGGCCGCGCTGCAGGAGGCGGCAGCCGCGTCGGCGCCCGTGCTGGCGATCAGCAGCCAGATCCCTACGGCGGGGCTGGGCGGCGGCAGGCACGGCTACCTGCACGAACTCCCGGAACAGGCGGCCTCGTTCAGGGGCGTGGTGAAGTCGGTCCACACGGTCCGCACCCAGTCCCAGATCCCCTCCGCGATCGAGGCGGCCTGGAAGTCGGCGCTGACGGCCCCGCACGGCCCGGTGTGGGTGGAGATCCCGCAGGACGTGCTGCTCGCCGAGACGTCGGTCCCGGTGGTGACGGGCGGCGACGCCTTCCCCGAGGAACTGCCGCCCCGCCCCGAACTGACGGCGGTGGCCGCCCACCTGCTCTCCCACGCCGAGCGCCCGGCGATCATCGCGGGCGGGGGAGTGGTACGGGCGGACGCCTCGGGCAAGCTGAGGCAGCTCGCGGAGATGCTCCAGGCGCCGGTCGTCGCGACCCCCGGCGGCAAGGGCGCCTTCCCCTGGACGCACCCGCTGTCCCTCCAGTCCTGGATCGAGGACCGGCACACGACGGACTTCCTGGAGGACGCCGACGTACTCCTGGTCGTCGGCTCGGGCCTCGGTGAACTCTCCTCGAACTACCACACGTTCAAGCCGCGGGGCCGGGTCGTCCAGATCGAGGCGGACCTCGGCAAGCTGGAGTCCAACCATCCTGCACTGGGCATCCACGCGGACGCGCGGCTCGCGTTGCAGGCGCTGCTGGAGACGGTGGCGGAGCGCACGGATCCCACCGCGTCCGAGCGGGTACGTGCCGTCCTCGCGAAGGTCGCCGACCGCATCGCCGCCCAGGAACTCACCCTGGAACAGGACGTGCTGGCGTCCGTCCGCCAGGCGCTCCCCGCCGACTCCCCGTCCTTCTGGGACATGACGATCCTGGCCTACTGGGCCTGGTCGGCCTTCGACGCCAAGGGCCCCAACCACATGCACACCGCCCAGGGCGCCGGCGGCCTCGGCTACGGCTTCCCGGCGGCACTCGGCGCGGCTGCCGCGGACCCGACCCGCCCGGTGCTCGCGGTCTCCGGCGACGGCGGGGCCCTGTACTCGATCGCCGAGTTGGCGACGGCCAGGCAGTACGACCTGCCGGTCACCTGGCTGATCGTCGACGACGGCGGCTACGGCATCCTGCGCGAGTACATGACGGACGCCTTCGGCGAGGCCACGGCGACGGAACTGACCCGCCCCGACTACGTGGCCCTGGCCGAGTCCTTCGGCGTCCCCGGGGTCCGTACGACCCCGGAGACACTGGAGGCGGATCTGGCGAAGGCGCTTCAGACCCCCGGCCCGTCGGTGGTCGTACTCCCGGCGGTGCTACGGATGTTCGCGCCGACGCACCTCACCGCTTGA
- the speB gene encoding agmatinase yields MSSNETPRGPVDSSRIPRYAGPATFARLPRLDEVGRADVAVVGVPFDSGVSYRPGARFGGNAIREASRLLRPYNPAQDASPFALAQVADGGDIAVNPFNINEAVETVEAAADDLLGTGARLMTLGGDHTIALPLLRSVAKKHGPVALLHFDAHLDTWDTYFGAEYTHGTPFRRAVEEGILDTEALSHVGIRGPLYGKQDLTDDEKMGFGIVTSADVYRRGADEVADQLRQRIGDRPLYISIDIDCLDPAHAPGTGTPEAGGMTSRELLEILRGLASCNLVSADVVEVAPAYDHAEITSVAASHTAYELTTIMSRQIAAARKDSEAK; encoded by the coding sequence ATGAGCAGTAACGAGACGCCCCGCGGCCCCGTCGACTCCTCCCGCATCCCGCGGTACGCCGGGCCCGCGACCTTCGCCCGGCTCCCGCGCCTCGACGAGGTCGGCCGCGCCGACGTCGCCGTGGTCGGCGTGCCGTTCGACTCGGGCGTCTCGTACCGGCCGGGCGCCCGCTTCGGCGGCAACGCGATCCGCGAGGCGTCCCGGCTGCTGCGCCCGTACAACCCGGCGCAGGACGCCTCCCCCTTCGCCCTCGCGCAAGTGGCGGACGGCGGCGACATCGCCGTGAACCCGTTCAACATCAACGAGGCCGTGGAGACCGTCGAGGCGGCCGCCGACGACCTGCTCGGCACCGGCGCCCGCCTGATGACGCTCGGCGGCGACCACACCATCGCGCTGCCGCTGCTGCGCTCGGTCGCCAAGAAGCACGGCCCGGTCGCCCTGCTCCACTTCGACGCCCACCTCGACACCTGGGACACGTACTTCGGCGCGGAGTACACCCACGGCACCCCGTTCCGCCGGGCGGTGGAGGAGGGCATCCTCGACACCGAGGCGCTCTCCCACGTCGGCATCCGAGGTCCGCTCTACGGCAAGCAGGACCTGACCGACGACGAGAAGATGGGCTTCGGCATCGTCACCTCGGCGGACGTCTACCGCCGCGGCGCCGACGAGGTGGCCGACCAGCTGCGCCAGCGCATCGGGGACCGCCCCCTGTACATCTCCATCGACATCGACTGCCTCGACCCGGCCCACGCGCCCGGCACCGGCACCCCCGAGGCGGGCGGCATGACCTCGCGCGAGCTGCTGGAGATCCTGCGGGGCCTCGCGTCCTGCAACCTGGTCTCGGCGGACGTCGTCGAGGTGGCGCCCGCGTACGATCACGCCGAGATCACGTCGGTGGCCGCGTCCCACACGGCGTACGAGCTCACCACGATCATGTCCCGCCAGATCGCGGCGGCCCGGAAGGACTCGGAAGCGAAGTGA